Proteins from a genomic interval of Aureimonas sp. AU20:
- the mltA gene encoding murein transglycosylase A: MSVTAPSPPWRPLSFSALAEWPVVDPTPAFLAFARSAPALVKPDAASAAAPLRPAAEAALRAPAKDGAEARRFFERFFRPWRREGAQTGFLTGYYEPELPASRTRSAAFSAPLYRAPADLLRLSPDAPLPDGLKEAQGFARVDTDTGRLSPYPDRAAIEAGFLEGRGLELVFLADPVEAFFVHVQGSARLRLPDGETMRVGYAAKNGHRFTAIGRVLVNEGELPLEGADMAGIRRWLAAHPERAAGLMRRNRSFIFFREIEGAEAEAGPIGAQGVALTPLASLAVDAVLTPYGTPILVDAPTLPVEGAPFHRLVVAQDTGSAITGPERGDLFTGSGEAAGALAGTIRHPARWTVLRPAGEEAGR, from the coding sequence ATGTCCGTGACCGCCCCTTCGCCGCCCTGGCGACCGCTCTCCTTCTCCGCTCTTGCCGAATGGCCGGTTGTCGATCCGACACCGGCCTTTCTGGCGTTTGCACGCTCCGCCCCGGCGCTCGTGAAGCCGGACGCGGCCTCCGCCGCCGCGCCCTTGCGCCCGGCCGCGGAGGCCGCGCTGCGCGCACCGGCAAAGGACGGGGCGGAGGCGCGGCGCTTCTTCGAGCGCTTCTTCCGTCCCTGGCGGCGGGAAGGGGCTCAGACCGGTTTTCTCACCGGCTATTACGAGCCGGAGCTTCCCGCCTCGCGCACGCGCTCCGCCGCCTTTTCCGCTCCGCTCTACCGCGCCCCGGCCGATCTCCTGCGCCTTTCGCCCGACGCGCCGCTGCCGGACGGGCTGAAGGAGGCGCAGGGCTTCGCGCGGGTGGACACCGACACCGGCCGCCTTTCGCCCTATCCCGACCGGGCGGCCATCGAGGCCGGGTTTCTGGAGGGCCGGGGGCTGGAACTCGTGTTCCTCGCCGACCCCGTCGAGGCCTTCTTCGTCCATGTCCAGGGCTCGGCCCGGCTGCGGCTGCCGGACGGCGAAACGATGCGCGTGGGCTATGCCGCCAAGAACGGCCATCGCTTCACTGCCATCGGCCGCGTTCTGGTGAATGAAGGCGAACTGCCGCTGGAGGGCGCCGACATGGCGGGCATTCGCCGCTGGCTCGCCGCCCATCCCGAACGCGCGGCGGGGCTGATGCGGCGCAACCGCTCCTTCATCTTCTTTCGCGAGATCGAGGGCGCGGAGGCCGAGGCCGGGCCGATCGGGGCGCAGGGCGTTGCGCTGACGCCGCTCGCTTCGCTCGCGGTGGACGCCGTGCTGACCCCCTACGGCACGCCGATTCTGGTAGACGCGCCGACGCTTCCAGTGGAGGGCGCGCCCTTTCACCGGCTCGTGGTGGCGCAGGACACCGGCTCGGCCATCACCGGCCCCGAGCGCGGCGATCTCTTCACCGGGTCGGGCGAGGCCGCCGGGGCTCTGGCCGGCACGATCCGCCATCCCGCGCGCTGGACCGTGCTGCGCCCGGCGGGCGAGGAGGCTGGGCGATGA
- a CDS encoding Tim44/TimA family putative adaptor protein translates to MGFGTIFFIVVAAVVLYQLRSVLGRRTGHERPPYDPYSRTNDNPTPPREQGNVVTLPSRRVPAEEAPGRFEAIDKAAPVGSPANAGLRRIQEADPSFDLDQFLNGARAAYEMVVTGFADGDRKLLKNLLSPEVYQGFESSIIEREARGERMQSSFVGIDNATVVAAELKGRDAFVTLRIVSQLISATLKSNGEVVDGDPETVAEVRDVWTFARDTRSRDPNWKLVETESEE, encoded by the coding sequence ATGGGTTTCGGGACGATCTTCTTCATCGTAGTGGCGGCCGTGGTGCTGTATCAGCTCCGCAGTGTGCTCGGCCGTCGCACGGGCCATGAACGCCCGCCCTATGACCCTTATTCCCGCACCAACGACAATCCGACCCCGCCGCGCGAGCAGGGCAATGTCGTGACTCTGCCCTCGCGCCGGGTTCCGGCCGAGGAGGCGCCGGGCCGTTTCGAGGCGATCGACAAGGCCGCGCCCGTGGGCTCGCCCGCCAATGCCGGCCTTCGGCGCATCCAGGAGGCCGATCCGAGCTTCGATCTCGACCAGTTCCTGAACGGTGCCCGCGCCGCCTACGAGATGGTGGTGACGGGCTTTGCCGACGGCGATCGAAAGCTCCTGAAGAACCTGCTTTCGCCCGAGGTCTACCAGGGCTTCGAGAGCTCGATCATCGAGCGCGAGGCGCGGGGCGAGCGGATGCAGTCCTCCTTCGTGGGGATCGACAACGCCACCGTCGTCGCCGCCGAGCTGAAGGGGCGCGATGCCTTCGTCACGCTGCGCATCGTGTCGCAGCTCATCTCCGCCACGCTGAAGAGCAATGGCGAGGTGGTGGACGGCGATCCCGAGACCGTGGCCGAGGTGCGCGACGTCTGGACCTTCGCCCGAGACACGCGCTCGCGCGATCCGAACTGGAAACTGGTGGAAACCGAGTCCGAGGAATGA
- a CDS encoding FxsA family protein, producing MPLILVPVILLALPLLEIGAFIWVGGHIGIGWTLLLVILSAVVGASLLKRQTLSTLRAAQAEARAGRLPEREIVHGAMIALAGILLIIPGFLSDIVGLALFLPPVRDLIWRALRRRIVVVGTPGFNERPPVRPNVVDLTDDEFARRADGSPWVRLERDEPFRRDGKGGAGEGDGKPTLH from the coding sequence ATGCCGCTGATCCTCGTTCCGGTCATCCTACTGGCCCTGCCGCTTCTGGAGATCGGCGCCTTCATCTGGGTCGGCGGCCATATCGGCATCGGCTGGACCCTTCTCCTGGTGATCCTGTCGGCCGTGGTGGGCGCGAGCCTCCTCAAGCGCCAGACGCTTTCCACCTTGCGCGCCGCGCAGGCCGAGGCGCGGGCCGGCCGTCTGCCCGAGCGTGAGATCGTGCATGGCGCGATGATCGCGCTGGCGGGCATCCTGCTCATCATCCCCGGCTTCCTGTCGGACATCGTGGGCCTCGCCCTGTTCCTGCCGCCGGTCCGCGATCTCATCTGGCGCGCGCTGCGCCGTCGCATCGTCGTGGTGGGAACGCCCGGCTTCAACGAGCGCCCGCCGGTGCGGCCCAACGTGGTGGATCTCACGGACGACGAGTTCGCGCGCCGCGCCGACGGCAGCCCCTGGGTGCGGCTGGAGCGCGACGAGCCCTTCCGCCGCGACGGCAAGGGCGGCGCCGGCGAAGGCGACGGCAAGCCGACGCTGCACTGA
- the secB gene encoding protein-export chaperone SecB, with amino-acid sequence MSETNHTGVNGASEAEAPSLNILAQYIKDLSFESPKAPGVLRAQPRAPGINIGVNVGAVPVQDGDNEYDVKLSLNAQAGEGAETLFHVELQYGGVFRLTGFPQEHMLPVLFIECPRLLFPFARQIIADVTRNAGFPPLMIDPIDFAALFTQRMAEERTRAQVQTV; translated from the coding sequence ATGTCCGAGACCAACCACACGGGCGTCAACGGCGCTTCCGAGGCCGAGGCTCCGAGCCTCAACATCCTGGCCCAGTACATCAAGGACCTGTCCTTCGAGAGCCCGAAGGCGCCCGGCGTCCTGCGCGCCCAGCCGCGCGCGCCCGGCATCAACATCGGCGTCAATGTCGGCGCGGTGCCGGTGCAGGACGGCGACAACGAGTACGACGTCAAGCTCTCGCTGAACGCCCAGGCCGGCGAAGGCGCCGAGACCCTGTTTCACGTGGAACTTCAGTATGGGGGCGTCTTCCGCCTGACGGGCTTCCCGCAGGAGCACATGCTGCCGGTTCTCTTCATCGAGTGCCCGCGCCTCCTCTTCCCCTTCGCGCGCCAGATCATCGCGGACGTCACCCGCAACGCCGGCTTCCCGCCGCTGATGATCGACCCGATCGATTTTGCCGCCCTGTTCACGCAGCGCATGGCCGAAGAGCGCACCCGCGCGCAGGTCCAGACCGTCTAA
- a CDS encoding GNAT family N-acetyltransferase translates to MSVASVTVASAPEAVGFYEALGFALEKPGTSPPGGSVRLVASLG, encoded by the coding sequence ATGAGCGTCGCGTCCGTCACCGTCGCATCCGCGCCGGAGGCCGTCGGCTTCTACGAGGCGCTCGGCTTCGCGCTGGAGAAACCGGGAACGAGCCCACCCGGCGGCTCGGTTCGTCTCGTCGCCAGTCTTGGCTGA
- a CDS encoding GNAT family N-acetyltransferase has translation MSGATLLPLETEADWQAFHTIRRAALFQERGRGEAYDLAHPDDRHPANTPLLYRVDGQAIGVLRLDRLADRRAAIRRVAIERSHRAQGHGRRMIAAALQRLRE, from the coding sequence TTGAGCGGGGCGACGCTGCTGCCGCTGGAAACGGAGGCGGACTGGCAGGCCTTCCACACCATTCGCCGCGCCGCCCTATTCCAAGAGCGCGGGCGCGGGGAGGCCTACGACCTCGCCCATCCCGACGATCGCCATCCCGCCAACACGCCGCTTCTCTACCGCGTGGACGGCCAAGCGATCGGCGTCCTGCGCCTCGATCGCTTGGCGGACCGGCGCGCCGCGATCCGGCGGGTGGCGATCGAGCGGAGCCATCGCGCGCAGGGCCATGGCCGGCGCATGATCGCGGCGGCATTGCAGCGCCTGCGGGAATGA
- the dnaQ gene encoding DNA polymerase III subunit epsilon: MREIVFDTETTGLDFEQDRVIEIGGIELWNHIPTGREYHCFIRPDGRKVDPAAFDIHGIADDFLKDKPVFGEIVEEFAAFFDDAALIAHNAAFDVRFLNAELARLGRPAIPPGLVIDTLPMARRKFPMAPATLDALCSRFSIDTSKRDKHGALVDSELLAQVYIELIGGRQSALRLDMDNDGLSDRGVELVHRAAQRPVPLPSRLSPTEDEAHRRFIAGLGDGALWNSHLPPVAEN, encoded by the coding sequence GTGCGCGAGATCGTCTTCGACACGGAAACCACCGGCCTCGACTTCGAGCAGGACCGCGTGATCGAAATCGGCGGCATCGAGCTGTGGAACCACATTCCCACGGGCCGCGAGTATCACTGTTTCATCCGCCCGGACGGGCGCAAGGTCGATCCCGCCGCCTTCGACATCCACGGCATTGCCGACGACTTCCTGAAGGACAAGCCGGTCTTCGGCGAGATCGTGGAGGAGTTCGCCGCCTTTTTCGACGACGCCGCGCTGATCGCGCACAACGCCGCCTTCGACGTCCGCTTTCTCAATGCCGAGCTGGCGCGGCTCGGCCGCCCCGCCATTCCGCCGGGCCTCGTGATCGACACGCTGCCCATGGCGCGGCGCAAGTTTCCGATGGCACCGGCGACGCTGGACGCGCTCTGCTCGCGCTTCTCGATCGACACGTCGAAGCGCGACAAGCATGGCGCTCTCGTCGACTCCGAGCTTCTGGCGCAGGTCTATATCGAGCTGATCGGCGGCCGCCAGTCGGCGCTGCGGCTCGACATGGACAATGACGGGTTGAGCGACCGAGGCGTCGAACTCGTCCACCGCGCCGCCCAGCGACCCGTGCCGCTGCCCTCGCGCCTCTCGCCCACTGAAGACGAAGCCCATCGCCGCTTCATCGCCGGGCTCGGCGACGGTGCCCTGTGGAACAGCCACCTCCCGCCCGTCGCGGAGAACTGA
- the coaE gene encoding dephospho-CoA kinase (Dephospho-CoA kinase (CoaE) performs the final step in coenzyme A biosynthesis.), whose protein sequence is MITLGLTGSIGMGKSTAAAMFAALGCPVHSADESVHRLYAGRAAPLVEARFPGTAPGGVVDRAALSAAVLNDAAALKDLERIVHPLVREEEARFLAEARASGAKLAVLDIPLLFETGGEARVDRTLVVSAPPETQRARVLARAGMTPERFEAILAKQMPDAEKRRRADFVVETGGPLEETRRRVEAIWHQLVAQAR, encoded by the coding sequence TTGATCACGCTCGGCCTCACCGGCTCGATCGGCATGGGCAAGAGCACCGCAGCGGCGATGTTCGCCGCGCTCGGCTGCCCCGTCCATTCCGCCGACGAAAGCGTCCACCGCCTTTACGCCGGGCGTGCCGCCCCCCTGGTGGAGGCGCGCTTTCCCGGCACGGCGCCGGGCGGCGTAGTGGACCGCGCGGCTCTGTCGGCCGCCGTCTTGAACGATGCGGCGGCGCTCAAGGACCTGGAGCGCATCGTCCACCCCCTGGTGCGCGAGGAGGAGGCGCGGTTCCTGGCCGAGGCCCGCGCTTCGGGCGCCAAGCTGGCGGTGCTCGACATCCCGCTCCTGTTCGAAACGGGCGGCGAAGCTCGGGTGGATCGCACGCTCGTGGTCAGCGCCCCGCCCGAGACGCAGCGCGCCCGCGTGCTGGCTAGAGCGGGCATGACGCCGGAGCGCTTCGAGGCGATCCTCGCCAAGCAGATGCCGGACGCCGAGAAGCGCCGGCGGGCCGATTTCGTGGTGGAAACGGGTGGGCCGCTGGAGGAGACCCGGCGCCGGGTCGAGGCGATCTGGCACCAACTCGTGGCGCAAGCGCGCTGA
- a CDS encoding nuclear transport factor 2 family protein has translation MDDRRSAFAGNGASDVTPEVPKSFVAEVPKGFETEVSEAEAAIESLFEAYAAGFDDFDVDSIIACFQFPVTIWQSGRGNVFDDEEELAENVEALLAVFEREEIVQSRFEIIEAAGDDGAAFAVLDWRQERDDGDAALEFRCRYALVRDEAGKGWRIALAVND, from the coding sequence ATGGACGACCGCAGATCCGCCTTTGCCGGAAACGGCGCAAGCGACGTCACGCCCGAGGTCCCGAAGAGTTTCGTGGCCGAGGTCCCGAAAGGCTTCGAGACCGAGGTTTCGGAAGCCGAAGCCGCGATCGAGAGCCTGTTCGAGGCCTATGCGGCCGGCTTCGACGATTTCGACGTCGATTCCATCATCGCCTGCTTCCAGTTTCCGGTGACGATCTGGCAGTCCGGCCGGGGCAATGTCTTCGACGACGAGGAGGAACTGGCCGAGAATGTCGAGGCGCTGCTCGCCGTGTTCGAGCGCGAGGAGATCGTCCAGTCCCGTTTCGAGATCATCGAGGCGGCAGGCGACGACGGCGCCGCCTTCGCCGTGCTCGACTGGCGCCAGGAGCGCGACGACGGCGACGCGGCGCTGGAGTTCCGCTGCCGCTACGCCCTGGTGCGCGACGAGGCGGGCAAGGGCTGGCGCATCGCGCTCGCCGTCAACGATTGA
- a CDS encoding shikimate dehydrogenase, with product MNETPPKAFVTGWPIHHSRSPLIHGTWLREMGLAGSYERVAVEPDAFPAFLAGLAAAGFSGGNVTIPHKEAAFAAVARRDGAAEAIGAVNTLWFEDGRLVGGNTDAYGFSANLDERLSGWRNAEEALVLGAGGAARAVVHALAEAGVRRIRILNRTPERAEALAQSFARPGLDITGAGERETAARLGSADLVVNTRAPVPGEAPPDLSALAEAALVTDIVYVPLETPILRAARLRGLQTADGLGMLLHQAVPGFERWFGRRPSVREDLRQALLADIEAGG from the coding sequence ATGAATGAGACACCGCCCAAGGCCTTCGTCACCGGCTGGCCGATCCACCATTCCCGCTCGCCGCTGATCCACGGAACCTGGCTGCGCGAGATGGGCCTTGCCGGCTCCTACGAGCGCGTCGCCGTCGAACCGGACGCCTTTCCCGCCTTTCTGGCTGGCCTGGCGGCGGCGGGCTTTTCCGGCGGCAATGTCACGATCCCGCACAAGGAGGCGGCCTTTGCCGCCGTCGCCCGGCGCGATGGGGCGGCCGAGGCGATCGGCGCGGTGAACACGCTCTGGTTCGAGGACGGCCGGCTGGTCGGCGGCAACACCGACGCCTACGGCTTTTCCGCCAATCTGGACGAGCGCCTCTCCGGCTGGCGAAACGCGGAGGAGGCTTTGGTGCTGGGCGCGGGGGGCGCGGCGCGCGCCGTGGTCCATGCGCTAGCCGAGGCGGGCGTCCGGCGCATCCGCATCCTGAACCGCACGCCCGAGCGGGCCGAGGCCCTGGCCCAAAGTTTCGCGCGGCCCGGCCTCGACATCACCGGCGCGGGGGAGCGCGAGACGGCGGCTCGGCTCGGCTCGGCCGATCTCGTGGTCAACACGCGCGCGCCGGTGCCCGGCGAGGCGCCGCCGGACCTCTCGGCCCTTGCCGAAGCCGCCTTGGTGACCGACATCGTCTATGTGCCGCTCGAGACCCCGATCCTCAGGGCGGCGCGGCTGCGCGGGCTCCAGACGGCGGACGGGCTCGGCATGCTGCTCCATCAGGCGGTTCCGGGGTTCGAGCGGTGGTTCGGCCGGCGGCCGAGCGTGCGGGAGGACCTGCGTCAGGCGCTTCTCGCCGATATCGAAGCCGGCGGCTGA
- a CDS encoding Maf-like protein, translated as MRKPIVLASGSVHRRELLQNAGIAFTVDPSTLDERAMEAPLTESETAPDDVAAILAEAKAIDVSARHPGALVIGADQTLSLGDERFHKPADMEGARRALLQLSGRTHVLSSAVALVVDGETVWRHVDQARITLRALSPTTIGRYLAEVGDAALTSVGSYQVERQGIQLMERIEGDFFTIIGLPVLPLLAELRRRGLVDE; from the coding sequence ATGAGGAAGCCGATCGTCCTGGCGTCGGGCAGCGTCCACCGCCGGGAGCTTCTGCAGAACGCCGGGATCGCCTTCACCGTCGATCCCTCGACGTTGGACGAGCGCGCCATGGAGGCGCCGCTTACGGAAAGCGAGACAGCGCCCGACGACGTCGCCGCCATCCTGGCCGAGGCCAAGGCGATCGACGTTTCCGCCCGCCATCCCGGCGCCCTTGTGATCGGCGCCGACCAGACGCTGTCTCTGGGCGACGAGCGCTTCCACAAGCCTGCGGACATGGAAGGGGCGCGCCGCGCGCTGCTCCAGCTTTCCGGCCGCACGCATGTTCTGTCCAGCGCGGTGGCGCTGGTGGTGGATGGCGAGACCGTGTGGCGCCATGTCGACCAGGCCCGCATCACCCTGCGCGCGCTGTCGCCCACGACGATCGGCCGCTATCTCGCCGAGGTCGGCGACGCCGCGCTCACGAGCGTCGGCTCCTATCAGGTGGAGCGCCAGGGCATCCAGCTCATGGAGCGGATCGAGGGCGACTTCTTCACCATCATCGGCCTGCCCGTCCTGCCGCTCCTGGCCGAGCTGCGCCGCCGGGGGCTGGTTGATGAATGA
- the hemE gene encoding uroporphyrinogen decarboxylase: protein MEQRKLLRVLAGETVSPPPVWLMRQAGRYLPEYREVRAKAGGFLDLCYDPALATEVTLQPIRRFGFDAAILFSDILVIPDALKRNVRFLQGEGPVMDPISAHEISGLDPSHADTHLAPVIATVARLRAALPEETALIGFCGAPWTVATYMIAGHGTPAQAPARLFGYEHPEAMDELLLLLAEMSADYLARQLQAGADCVQIFDSWSGVLDEASFERFAVRPVRHLVARLRAMVPDAKVIGFPKGAGALLDTYREKTGVDALGLDWGVPFAQARRLQTAGAVQGNLDPLRLIAGGRALEEGVRAILDQLGDGPLVFNLGHGITPEAPIAHVEALLRLVRGG from the coding sequence ATGGAACAGCGAAAGCTTCTGCGCGTCCTCGCCGGCGAGACCGTCTCCCCGCCTCCGGTCTGGCTGATGCGCCAGGCCGGGCGCTACCTGCCGGAATATCGCGAGGTCCGCGCCAAGGCCGGCGGCTTTCTCGATCTCTGCTACGACCCCGCGCTCGCCACCGAGGTCACGCTCCAGCCGATCCGCCGCTTCGGCTTCGACGCGGCGATCCTGTTTTCTGACATCCTGGTGATCCCCGACGCGCTGAAGCGCAACGTGCGCTTTCTCCAGGGCGAGGGGCCGGTGATGGACCCGATCTCGGCGCACGAGATATCCGGGCTCGACCCCAGCCATGCCGACACGCATCTGGCCCCCGTGATCGCCACCGTGGCGCGTCTGCGCGCCGCCCTGCCCGAAGAGACTGCGCTGATCGGCTTCTGCGGCGCGCCCTGGACGGTCGCGACCTACATGATCGCCGGCCACGGCACGCCGGCCCAGGCGCCGGCGCGCCTCTTCGGCTACGAGCACCCGGAGGCGATGGACGAGCTTCTCCTGCTGCTCGCCGAGATGAGCGCCGACTATCTCGCCCGCCAGCTCCAAGCCGGGGCGGACTGCGTGCAGATCTTCGACTCGTGGTCGGGCGTTCTCGACGAAGCCAGCTTCGAGCGCTTCGCGGTGCGGCCCGTGCGCCATCTCGTCGCCCGCCTGCGCGCCATGGTGCCGGACGCCAAGGTGATCGGCTTTCCCAAGGGCGCTGGCGCGCTGCTCGACACCTACCGCGAGAAGACCGGGGTCGATGCGCTCGGCCTCGACTGGGGCGTGCCTTTCGCGCAGGCCCGCCGCCTCCAAACTGCGGGCGCCGTGCAGGGCAATCTCGACCCGCTGCGCCTGATCGCCGGCGGGCGGGCGCTGGAAGAGGGCGTGCGTGCCATTCTGGACCAGCTGGGCGACGGGCCGCTCGTGTTCAATCTCGGGCACGGCATCACGCCCGAGGCGCCGATCGCGCATGTGGAAGCGCTTTTGCGCCTGGTGCGCGGCGGCTAG
- a CDS encoding AAA family ATPase — MQFSGIRRLVVLTGGPGGGKTTLVEALAARGFRTVGEAGRAVIRAEEARGGTALPWGDRAAFAARMAERDEAAYRAALEGEGVVIFDRGLPDTLGYLSLCGLPEPQALLRAVRRCRYRSPVFLAPFWPAIFSGDAERRQDAAETAETAHVMRRTYEGLGYEVIDLPLAPVAERVRFLRQSLGV, encoded by the coding sequence ATGCAATTTTCCGGCATCCGCCGGCTCGTGGTGCTGACCGGCGGCCCCGGCGGGGGCAAGACCACGCTGGTGGAGGCGCTGGCGGCCCGAGGCTTTCGCACGGTCGGCGAAGCGGGCCGAGCGGTGATCCGCGCCGAAGAGGCCCGGGGCGGCACGGCGCTGCCCTGGGGCGACCGCGCCGCCTTCGCCGCCCGCATGGCGGAACGGGACGAAGCGGCCTACCGCGCGGCGCTGGAGGGCGAGGGCGTGGTGATCTTCGACCGGGGCCTGCCCGACACGCTGGGCTATCTCAGCCTCTGCGGCCTGCCCGAGCCGCAGGCTCTGCTCCGGGCCGTCCGCCGTTGCCGCTACCGCAGCCCGGTCTTTCTCGCACCCTTCTGGCCCGCGATCTTTTCCGGCGACGCCGAGCGGCGGCAGGACGCGGCGGAGACGGCCGAGACCGCCCATGTCATGCGCCGAACCTATGAGGGGCTCGGCTACGAGGTGATCGACCTGCCGCTCGCTCCGGTGGCCGAGCGCGTCCGCTTCCTGCGGCAGAGCCTCGGCGTCTAG
- the hemJ gene encoding protoporphyrinogen oxidase HemJ, producing MSSIAPAKDRSVIVSLGIGALLALALFALVPVDAMLWVKALHVLAVISWMVGMFYLPRLFVYHTEAGVGSPQAETFKVMERRLMQAIVNPAMVVTWVSGLWLAIEVYRFQGGWLHAKFALVIVMSGLHGYFSASRKRLARDEMTKSSRHWRMMNEVPTILLVAIVILVIVKPF from the coding sequence ATGAGCAGCATCGCGCCCGCCAAGGACCGATCGGTTATCGTCTCGCTGGGGATCGGCGCGCTTCTGGCGCTTGCCCTCTTCGCGCTCGTGCCGGTGGACGCCATGCTCTGGGTCAAGGCGCTGCACGTTCTGGCGGTCATCTCGTGGATGGTCGGCATGTTCTACCTGCCGCGCCTTTTCGTCTACCACACCGAGGCCGGTGTCGGCAGCCCCCAGGCCGAGACCTTCAAGGTCATGGAGCGCCGCCTGATGCAGGCCATCGTCAACCCCGCCATGGTGGTGACCTGGGTGTCCGGCCTCTGGCTGGCGATCGAGGTCTACCGCTTCCAGGGCGGCTGGCTGCACGCCAAGTTCGCCCTCGTCATCGTGATGAGCGGGTTGCACGGCTATTTCTCCGCCTCCCGCAAGCGGCTGGCGCGCGACGAGATGACCAAGTCGAGCCGCCATTGGCGCATGATGAACGAGGTCCCGACGATCCTCCTCGTCGCCATCGTGATCCTGGTGATCGTCAAGCCGTTCTAA
- a CDS encoding gluconokinase — MPPTASKLPVCLVVMGPSGTGKTTTAKLLSQRLGWKFAEADEFHPKSNIAKMSAGIALDDEDRAPWLASIRDWISDEAGMGESTVITCSALKRRYRDVLRGAEARVRFVELSAPQGVIGDRLAQRKGHYMPPSLLTSQYADFEPLSEDEDGVRVSVEQTPEGVVTDALRQLDLLRPELFRAL; from the coding sequence GTGCCCCCGACTGCATCCAAGCTGCCCGTCTGCCTCGTCGTGATGGGCCCCTCCGGCACCGGCAAGACCACCACCGCCAAGCTCCTGTCGCAGCGGCTCGGCTGGAAATTCGCCGAGGCCGACGAGTTTCACCCAAAAAGCAATATCGCCAAGATGTCCGCCGGCATCGCGCTGGACGACGAGGACCGCGCCCCGTGGCTGGCCTCGATCCGCGATTGGATCTCCGACGAGGCGGGCATGGGCGAGAGCACGGTGATCACCTGCTCGGCGCTGAAGCGCCGCTACCGCGACGTGCTGCGCGGCGCCGAGGCGCGGGTGCGCTTCGTGGAGCTCAGCGCCCCGCAGGGCGTGATCGGCGACCGGCTCGCCCAGCGCAAGGGCCACTACATGCCGCCCTCGCTCCTCACCTCGCAATATGCCGATTTCGAACCCTTGAGCGAGGACGAGGACGGCGTGCGCGTGTCTGTCGAACAGACGCCCGAAGGCGTGGTGACGGACGCGCTGCGCCAGCTCGACCTTCTGCGCCCCGAACTGTTTCGCGCGCTCTGA